A region from the Campylobacter sp. MIT 12-8780 genome encodes:
- the moaA gene encoding GTP 3',8-cyclase MoaA, producing the protein MLVDRYDRVIDYLRISVTQNCNFRCLYCMPKIPFDEKINENLLSFDELFLFVKVAIDAGVRKIRITGGEPLLRKDLHKFIKMIFEYKNSIDLALTTNGFLLQNQAKLLKEAGLKRVNISLDSLHAKKLIKISQKDILKDVMQGINAALSEGFLVKLNCVALKGLNDDEICDLLEFAKAKNIQIRFIEFMENTHAYGQLQGLKADEILKLLSQKYKVQALEKSLNAPVSLYKADDYTFGIIDPHSHEFCDTCNRIRLTADGLLVPCLYFDEALSIRKAVKQGDIDAASKILQSVIENKPEKNKWSIKDNERSTRAFYQTGG; encoded by the coding sequence ATGCTTGTTGATCGTTATGATAGGGTGATTGATTATTTACGCATTTCAGTAACGCAAAATTGCAATTTTCGCTGTTTGTATTGTATGCCAAAAATCCCTTTTGATGAAAAAATTAATGAAAATTTACTTAGTTTTGACGAGCTTTTTTTATTTGTTAAAGTTGCCATTGATGCTGGGGTGAGAAAGATTAGGATCACAGGGGGTGAGCCACTTTTAAGAAAAGATTTACACAAATTTATAAAAATGATTTTTGAGTATAAAAATAGCATTGATCTAGCCTTAACTACAAATGGCTTTTTGCTTCAAAATCAAGCAAAGCTTTTAAAAGAAGCTGGACTAAAAAGGGTAAATATCTCTTTAGACTCTCTTCATGCAAAAAAACTTATAAAAATTTCTCAAAAAGATATTTTAAAAGATGTTATGCAAGGCATTAACGCTGCTTTAAGTGAGGGCTTTTTAGTCAAGCTTAACTGCGTTGCTTTAAAAGGGCTTAATGATGATGAAATATGTGATTTGCTCGAGTTTGCAAAGGCTAAAAATATCCAAATTCGCTTTATAGAATTTATGGAAAATACCCACGCTTACGGACAGCTTCAAGGCTTAAAAGCAGATGAAATTTTAAAGCTTTTAAGTCAAAAGTATAAAGTGCAAGCCCTAGAAAAAAGTTTAAATGCTCCGGTAAGCTTATACAAAGCAGATGATTATACCTTTGGCATCATCGATCCGCATAGTCATGAGTTTTGCGATACTTGCAATCGTATCCGCTTGACGGCTGATGGCTTGCTTGTGCCTTGTCTTTATTTTGATGAGGCTTTAAGCATAAGAAAGGCTGTGAAACAAGGCGATATAGACGCAGCAAGTAAGATACTTCAAAGCGTGATTGAAAACAAGCCAGAAAAGAACAAATGGAGCATTAAAGATAACGAACGCTCAACAAGGGCTTTTTATCAAACTGGAGGCTAA
- the mqnP gene encoding menaquinone biosynthesis prenyltransferase MqnP, translated as MKTFYTKLNTLLELVVFKHSIFALPFLFISMMVASKLETQSVWFGFKVLFLGIICAVSARNFAMAMNRFLDEDIDKDNPRCKDRPNISGKIDRKSVLGFILLNAFVFVLASFFINTLAFVLSFPILLILGLYSTFKRFSSLAHLVLGFCLGLAPIAGSVIVLGKIELYSVILCLGVMFWTAGFDLLYSLQDMEYDKLKGLHSVPSKFGTKATLFASAFCHFLAVLFWFLFAWQAGLSFVAFFGVLVCAVILFFEQKIVRKNFAHIDRAFFTLNGYLSIIFLIFIWVDLIW; from the coding sequence ATGAAAACATTTTATACAAAACTTAACACTCTTTTAGAGCTTGTTGTTTTTAAGCATTCTATCTTTGCTTTACCTTTTTTGTTTATTTCTATGATGGTAGCTTCAAAGCTTGAAACTCAAAGCGTTTGGTTTGGCTTTAAGGTGCTATTTTTAGGCATAATCTGTGCGGTGAGTGCAAGAAATTTTGCTATGGCGATGAACCGCTTTTTAGATGAGGATATTGATAAGGATAATCCTCGTTGCAAAGATCGCCCAAATATCAGTGGCAAGATAGATAGAAAAAGCGTGCTGGGCTTTATCTTGCTTAATGCCTTTGTTTTTGTGCTAGCATCTTTTTTTATCAATACCCTAGCCTTTGTGCTTTCTTTTCCTATACTGCTTATACTTGGCTTGTATTCAACTTTTAAACGTTTTTCATCTTTGGCTCACTTGGTTTTAGGTTTTTGTTTGGGACTTGCACCTATTGCTGGAAGTGTGATTGTGCTTGGTAAGATAGAGCTTTATAGTGTGATTTTGTGTCTTGGGGTGATGTTTTGGACGGCCGGGTTTGATCTGCTTTATAGCTTGCAAGATATGGAGTATGATAAGCTTAAAGGGCTTCATTCTGTGCCGTCTAAATTTGGCACAAAGGCGACTTTGTTTGCTTCGGCATTTTGTCATTTTTTGGCGGTGTTGTTTTGGTTTCTGTTTGCTTGGCAGGCTGGACTTTCTTTTGTGGCTTTTTTTGGGGTGCTTGTTTGTGCGGTGATTTTGTTTTTCGAGCAAAAGATCGTGCGTAAGAATTTTGCTCATATTGATAGGGCTTTTTTTACTTTAAATGGATATTTAAGTATCATTTTTTTGATTTTTATTTGGGTTGATTTGATATGGTAA
- the miaA gene encoding tRNA (adenosine(37)-N6)-dimethylallyltransferase MiaA: MFFEFALIGCTACGKSELASRLAAEFNAFILSLDSLCVYKEINIASAKPDDTQCINYFGINLLSVDEAFNVALFFKEYKRAKNAALKANKPLIIVGGTSFYLKALMSGLSKEVPALLHYELDNEAIYALVKRIDKKAKIEKNDTYRLRKWLDIYEFSKEVPSEFLKRTLKPALIKKLDIFELVCDKELLRQRIAKRTKAMLEKGLLEEARYLFMHFDTSLKPLNSIGLKECKAYLDGEISLHELETLITTHTAQLAKRQRTFNKGFDKFSLEQSKAYDELQGFMQAKLNQM, encoded by the coding sequence ATGTTTTTTGAATTTGCACTCATTGGCTGCACAGCTTGTGGTAAAAGCGAGCTTGCTTCAAGGCTAGCTGCTGAATTTAACGCCTTTATCTTGAGTCTTGATAGCCTGTGTGTGTATAAAGAGATCAATATCGCTTCGGCTAAGCCTGATGATACACAGTGTATTAATTATTTTGGAATCAATCTTTTAAGCGTAGATGAAGCCTTTAATGTGGCTTTGTTTTTCAAAGAGTATAAAAGAGCTAAAAACGCAGCTTTAAAGGCAAATAAGCCTCTTATTATCGTGGGTGGGACGAGTTTTTACTTAAAGGCTTTAATGAGTGGTTTAAGTAAAGAGGTGCCTGCGCTTTTGCATTATGAGCTTGATAATGAAGCTATTTACGCCCTTGTAAAACGTATAGATAAAAAAGCAAAGATAGAAAAAAACGATACTTATCGCTTAAGAAAATGGCTTGATATTTATGAGTTTAGCAAAGAAGTGCCAAGTGAGTTTTTAAAACGCACCTTAAAGCCAGCTTTGATTAAAAAGCTTGATATCTTTGAGCTGGTGTGCGATAAAGAGCTTTTAAGACAAAGGATAGCTAAAAGAACAAAGGCTATGCTTGAAAAGGGCTTGCTTGAGGAGGCGAGGTATTTATTTATGCATTTTGATACAAGTTTAAAGCCTTTAAATTCCATAGGTTTAAAAGAGTGTAAAGCTTATCTTGATGGTGAAATTTCACTTCATGAGCTTGAAACACTCATCACAACGCACACAGCCCAGCTTGCTAAACGACAAAGAACTTTTAACAAAGGTTTTGATAAGTTTAGCCTTGAGCAAAGCAAAGCGTATGATGAGCTTCAAGGTTTTATGCAAGCAAAATTAAACCAAATGTAA